The following coding sequences lie in one Spinacia oleracea cultivar Varoflay chromosome 1, BTI_SOV_V1, whole genome shotgun sequence genomic window:
- the LOC110778716 gene encoding SKP1-like protein 1A → MASSSSSSSSSSSSSSSTSKKIVLKSSEGETFEVDELVAMESQTIKNMIEDLGDSNGVVPLPNVTSTILTKIIEYCKKHVVENPNSDNKTKDELNQWDKDFVNVDQKTLYDLILAANYMDIKGLLDLTCQCVADMIKGKNPDEIRALLNIKYDFTPEEEEEIRKENRWEFE, encoded by the exons AtggcatcatcatcatcatcatcatcatcatcatcatcatcatcatcatccacgtCCAAGAAGATAGTCCTAAAGAGTTCAGAAGGAGAAACCTTTGAGGTTGACGAATTGGTGGCAATGGAATCCCAAACAATCAAGAACATGATTGAAGATCTTGGCGATAGCAATGGTGTTGTTCCTCTACCTAATGTCACCTCAACAATACTTACTAAGATTATCGAATATTGCAAGAAACACGTTGTTGAGAATCCAAACTCCGATAATAAAACCAAGGATGAACTTAATCAATGGGATAAGGATTTCGTCAACGTTGACCAAAAGACCCTCTATGATCTCATCCTT GCTGCAAACTATATGGATATAAAGGGTTTGCTGGATTTGACATGCCAATGTGTAGCTGATATGATCAAGGGGAAGAACCCAGATGAAATTAGGGCTCTTTTAAACATCAAATATGATTTTACACccgaagaagaggaagaaattcgaaaagaaaacCGTTGGGAATTCGAGTGA
- the LOC110778717 gene encoding probable glucan endo-1,3-beta-glucosidase A6, with protein sequence MTNLAALLIFLTIISVSSAQAIDRIGINYGKLGNNLPSPYHSIELIKSMKATMVKLYDADPEALKLLAGTDLRVSIMVRNEDIVELATNETLASQWVQDNVFAYYPSTMIRSIMVGNEVYSNHNAEQWDNLVLAMQHIKNTLHTHDIHDIKVGTPLAMDILGSTFPPSNGTFRVDTLTTIVPLLQFLNKTGSYFFLDVYPYFPWSSNINTIDLNFTLFRGNITYVDPGSNLTYTNLLDQMLDSVYFSMSKLGFSNIPIFIAETGWPNQGDLDQPGANDYNAAIYNRNLIKKIVADPPFGTPARPGTIIPTFLFSLYNENLKYGPRTERYWGLLKPDGTPVYPIDLTGNQTVFGPLQEPTNNLGYKGRLWCVVDKMGQTGNASELGLALRNTCSRLNGTCESALGPGKHCYEPVSVVWHASFAFSAYWAQFRNCGEPCYFGGLASLTTRNPSHGSCHFPSVSL encoded by the exons ATGACTAATCTGGCTGCTCTTTTGATCTTCTTAaccatcatttccgtttcaa gTGCACAAGCAATAGACCGCATTGGTATAAACTATGGGAAGTTAGGTAACAACTTACCTTCACCATATCACTCCATAGAGCTCATAAAATCCATGAAAGCAACCATGGTCAAGCTCTATGACGCGGACCCTGAGGCCTTAAAACTGTTAGCCGGAACTGATCTCCGTGTATCTATCATGGTTCGTAATGAAGACATTGTTGAACTCGCAACCAATGAGACCTTGGCTAGCCAATGGGTTCAAGACAACGTGTTCGCGTACTACCCTTCAACAATGATCCGGTCCATCATGGTTGGTAATGAAGTTTATAGCAACCACAATGCTGAACAATGGGATAACCTAGTCTTAGCCATGCAACACATTAAAAACACTTTACATACACATGATATACATGATATTAAGGTTGGTACACCTTTAGCTATGGACATTTTAGGGTCAACTTTCCCACCATCTAATGGTACATTTCGTGTCGATACCTTAACAACTATAGTACCCCTCTTACAATTCCTTAATAAGACTGGTTCCTACTTTTTTCTCGACGTTTATCCTTATTTTCCATGGTCGTCTAATATAAACACTATCGATTTAAATTTTACCTTGTTTAGAGGAAATATTACCTATGTTGATCCCGGTAGTAACTTGACCTATACAAATCTCCTAGACCAAATGTTAGACTCGGTTTACTTTTCTATGTCGAAACTAGGGTTTTCGAATATACCGATATTTATAGCCGAGACCGGGTGGCCTAACCAAGGTGACCTTGACCAACCTGGTGCAAATGATTATAATGCAGCTATATATAATAGgaaccttataaaaaaaattgtagcgGACCCACCCTTTGGCACCCCAGCTCGACCCGGTACTATAATACCCACATTTTTGTTCTCTTTGTATAATGAGAATCTCAAGTACGGGCCGAGAACGGAGCGGTATTGGGGACTTTTGAAGCCCGATGGTACACCCGTTTACCCGATTGATTTGACGGGTAACCAAACTGTTTTTGGGCCTTTGCAAGAGCCCACAAACAACCTGGGTTACAAAGGTAGATTATGGTGTGTGGTGGATAAGATGGGCCAGACGGGTAACGCAAGTGAACTTGGGCTTGCTTTGAGGAATACTTGTAGCCGTTTGAATGGAACCTGTGAGTCAGCTCTTGGGCCTGGAAAGCACTGTTATGAGCCCGTTTCTGTTGTTTGGCATGCAAGCTTTGCCTTTAGTGCTTATTGGGCTCAATTCAGAAATTGTGGCGAACCATGTTATTTTGGAGGGCTCGCATCTCTCACCACTCGTAACCCAA GTCATGGTAGTTGTCATTTCCCAAGTGTTTCTCTTTGA
- the LOC110778715 gene encoding phloretin 4'-O-glucosyltransferase-like: MSSQNHRHLLLIVASAQGHLNPTLQLAKQLTRASPTIYVTFATTANALTRINLPSKGSSSNLDRFFFATFMTGFDDGVKPSDDPRSVAEKAKRVGSTSLHDLILSLSNKGRPVDLVIYSLMLPWAADVARELHVPSALLFIQSATTFAIYNRYFNGINRNDDDDNKKCPQLGVELPGLPLFESCDLPTFLLPSSPHYFAAPTIEDHIRVLERDPILTVFINSFDALEEAAITKAFDHDHRMKMITIGPLIPSAYSDMIDPYDASYGCDLFERSREYLAWLENKAEKSVIYVSFGSMAVIKRKQFEEILHGLDLTGRPYLWVVRPITHNKVMGDEDEVVIDDILKNGLGPFGGSPLEKGLIVPWCCQVEVLSHPSIGCFVTHCGWNSILESLVIGVPMIGVPQISDQPTNAKLVEEVWGVGIKAKKKNNEGITIVGREEVKRCVEKVMGDEEIGHKIRKNTKKWMELALEAIMEGGSSKNNLECFLVEVINMEGPLKDKRSRIAN; encoded by the coding sequence ATGAGCAGCCAAAACCACCGTCATCTTCTTCTCATCGTTGCCTCGGCACAAGGTCACTTAAACCCCACGCTCCAACTTGCTAAGCAACTCACACGCGCCTCCCCAACTATATATGTCACCTTTGCCACTACGGCCAACGCCCTCACCCGAATCAACCTCCCCTCCAAAGGATCGTCGTCGAATCTTGACCGTTTTTTCTTTGCTACCTTCATGACCGGGTTTGACGACGGTGTTAAGCCGTCGGACGATCCACGTAGCGTAGCTGAAAAGGCCAAGCGCGTGGGGTCCACTTCCCTCCATGATCTCATCCTTTCACTCTCAAACAAGGGCCGCCCGGTCGATCTTGTGATCTATTCTTTAATGCTTCCTTGGGCTGCTGACGTAGCGCGTGAACTACACGTGCCATCAGCTTTGTTGTTTATCCAATCAGCAACCACGTTTGCAATTTATAACCGTTATTTCAACGGTATTAACAGAAATGATGACGACGACAACAAAAAATGCCCCCAACTTGGCGTAGAATTACCGGGTTTGCCACTCTTTGAGAGTTGTGATCTTCCTACTTTTCTGCTACCCTCAAGTCCACACTATTTCGCTGCTCCCACTATTGAGGATCACATCAGAGTCCTTGAAAGGGACCCCATTCTAACGGTCTTTATTAACTCATTTGATGCTCTTGAAGAAGCTGCGATTACCAAGGCCTTTGATCATGATCATCGTATGAAAATGATCACCATCGGGCCGTTGATTCCGTCCGCCTATTCAGACATGATTGATCCGTATGATGCATCATACGGCTGTGATTTGTTTGAGAGGTCCAGGGAGTATTTAGCATGGTTGGAGAACAAAGCAGAGAAATCAGTTATCTACGTGTCATTTGGGAGCATGGCCGTTATAAAACGGAAGCAATTTGAGGAGATATTGCATGGGTTAGACTTAACGGGCCGGCCTTACTTGTGGGTAGTTCGGCCCATTACCCATAATAAAGTTATGGGAGATGAAGATGAGGTAGTTATAGATGATATATTAAAAAACGGGCTTGGCCCATTTGGTGGTAGCCCGCTAGAGAAAGGGTTGATCGTGCCATGGTGTTGCCAAGTGGAAGTCCTAAGCCATCCTTCGATAGGTTGTTTTGTGACACACTGTGGGTGGAACTCGATACTAGAGAGTCTGGTAATTGGGGTGCCCATGATTGGAGTCCCACAGATATCAGACCAACCTACCAACGCCAAGTTGGTGGAGGAGGTTTGGGGAGTGGGAATCAAGGCGAAGAAAAAGAATAACGAGGGTATTACTATTGTGGGACGAGAAGAGGTCAAACGATGTGTAGAGAAAGTTATGGGAGACGAAGAGATCGGACACAAGATAAGGAAAAATACAAAGAAGTGGATGGAGTTGGCCCTAGAAGCCATTATGGAAGGTGGTTCTTCTAAAAACAATCTTGAATGTTTCTTAGTGGAAGTAATCAACATGGAGGGACCTTTAAAAGACAAAAGATCTAGAATtgctaattga